The Herpetosiphonaceae bacterium genomic sequence TTAAACGGATGCTGGGACTGTAGGCGGACAGCACCCGGTATTGAAAGTTGTGGTTATGAACTATCTGCTACGTGACGACATCCTCGACCTGCATACCTTCGCGATCGAGCGCTATGGCGGGCGGTTGGGCATCAAAAGCCAGGATAAGCTATTGAGCGCCGTGAACGCGCCGCAGCAGGTGCTGTTCGGCGAGGAAGTCTATGTCGATCTTGCGAGCAAGGCGGCGGTGCTTGGCTTCCAACTGCTCAAGAATCGTCCCTTCGTCGAAGGTAACGAGATCACGGCGCTGCTGGCCGTGCTGCGCTTTTTAGATGTCAACGATGTTGCTGTCACCGAGGCGCTGGCCGAAGCGATCGCCAGCCAACTGCAAGCGGTGCAGCGCTCCGAGGCCAATCGCGATACGCTGGCGGCCTGGCTGCGCGACCGGCTTGAGGTTCAGGTCGAGGAGTGATCTGGCGCGTTCTGCGGCTCGATCCAGGCAGCGCGATACGCGAATCGCAAACGGGACGTTTGATGCAACGTCCCGTTTTGTCTTGGCTACGCTTTTTGTCTTGGGACAGCGCGTGCTACATCTTGCGCCGCAGCACCAGCTCAGCCAGATCGATCAGACCATCTCTGACCGGTGAGTCGGGGAAGATGTCGAGGCGCTGGATCGCCTTGTGGACCAGTTGCTCGGCATCGGTGAAGGCGCGTTTGGTAGCGCAGACGCGCCGGACCTCGGCCACGGCGGCGGCGACCAGCTCCGGGCTAGGGTGGTAGCTCATGGCCGCCTCGCGCACCACCTCATGCGCGCCCTGCGTGATGGCGTAGAGCACCGGCAGCGTGATCGTGCCTTCTTTGAGGTCGTGTCCAGCGGGCTTGCCGAGCGTCTGCTCGTCGGCGGTGAAATCGAGCACGTCATCGACGATCTGGAAGGCCAGCCCGATCTCGTAGCCGAACAGCCGCAGCGTCTCGACGTACTCGTGCCTGCCGCCACTGGCGAGAATGCCGCCTTCGGCGGCGCACTCGAAGAGCGCCGCGGTCTTGCCGCCGATCTTGGCGTAGTACTGGTCGAGCGCCGTTTGAAGCGGCTCGACATCGGTGACGGGCGATAGCTCGGCCTCGCAGATGCGCTCCACACCGCGCGCGAAGCTCTTGATGATGCGCGGATCGGATGCCTCTGCCATCTGGCCTGCCGCGAGCGCAAAGAGATAGTCGCCGACCATCAGCGAGACGTTGCCGCCCCACTTGCTGTGGACTGTCACGCGGCCACGGCGGACATCGGCCTCGTCGACCAGATCGTCGTGGACCAGGCTGGCCGCGTGGATCATCTCGATAGCCGTGGCGACGTTGTAGACTCGCGCCTCGTTGTAGTCGGGGCCGAGACGCGCGCAGAGCAGAGTCAGCGCGGCGCGAACACGCTTACCGCCCGAAGACAGCAAGTAGCGGCTTGCGACATTAAGTAATGCCGAGCGTGACTCGAACTTTTCGAGCATAGCACGATCGATTGCGTGAAGGTCGTGCTCCAGATCGATAGCCGCTACAAGCTGACTCATATGTGCCTCAGAAGTTTGTGAAATGCGCCACGTTTTTAGTGAACTTAAGAGTACCGATTAAGAACATAAAAGTCAATCAGTCGCGCGCCTGATGCGACCTACGAAGAGTACCGGAGGCCGGGCTTAGCTATCGTTAACAGCAGGCGATTCCGGTTGACGATCACGAATCTTCGTGCTATATTAAGCACTCAATAGTCCCCCTGCCATGTGGACTGGCTGGAGGGATTTCCTTTTGTCCATACACCAAGCTCAGGAGAAACTGCCATAAGGAACCAAAAAGCCCGCATCAACCGGCGCATCCGCGTCCCACAGGTCCGTCTGATCGACGAAGAAGGCCAGCAGGTCGGCGTCATCAACACGCAAGAAGCGCTGATGATGGCCGAAGATCGTGGCCTGGACTTAGTGGAAGTTGCACCCAATGCCGATCCGCC encodes the following:
- a CDS encoding type II toxin-antitoxin system death-on-curing family toxin, giving the protein MNYLLRDDILDLHTFAIERYGGRLGIKSQDKLLSAVNAPQQVLFGEEVYVDLASKAAVLGFQLLKNRPFVEGNEITALLAVLRFLDVNDVAVTEALAEAIASQLQAVQRSEANRDTLAAWLRDRLEVQVEE
- a CDS encoding polyprenyl synthetase family protein — protein: MSQLVAAIDLEHDLHAIDRAMLEKFESRSALLNVASRYLLSSGGKRVRAALTLLCARLGPDYNEARVYNVATAIEMIHAASLVHDDLVDEADVRRGRVTVHSKWGGNVSLMVGDYLFALAAGQMAEASDPRIIKSFARGVERICEAELSPVTDVEPLQTALDQYYAKIGGKTAALFECAAEGGILASGGRHEYVETLRLFGYEIGLAFQIVDDVLDFTADEQTLGKPAGHDLKEGTITLPVLYAITQGAHEVVREAAMSYHPSPELVAAAVAEVRRVCATKRAFTDAEQLVHKAIQRLDIFPDSPVRDGLIDLAELVLRRKM